A genomic segment from Pangasianodon hypophthalmus isolate fPanHyp1 chromosome 25, fPanHyp1.pri, whole genome shotgun sequence encodes:
- the tppp3 gene encoding tubulin polymerization-promoting protein family member 3: protein MAESTDMDQLLSAFKKFAVHGDTKATGKEMNGKNWAKLCKDCKVIDGKNVTSTDVDIVFTKVKAKTSRVITYEEFQKALEDLALKKFKGQSKEEALQAIHKLIEGKEPTNVGVTKVAKGGAVDRLTDTSKYTGSHKERFDESGKGKGKSGREEIVENTGYVAAYKNAGTYDEKTKTK from the exons ATGGCAGAGAGCACAGACATGGACCAGCTGCTAAGTGCCTTTAAGAAGTTTGCTGTCCATGGAGACACCAAAGCGACAGGGAAGGAGATGAACGGCAAAAACTGGGCCAAACTCTGTAAGGACTGCAAAGTTATTGACGGCAAAAACGTCACGTCCACCGATGTAGATATTGTCTTCACTAAAGTCAA GGCAAAAACATCTCGGGTGATCACTTATGAGGAGTTTCAGAAAGCTCTGGAAGACCTGGCCCTGAAGAAGTTCAAAGGTCAAAGCAAGGAAGAAGCATTGCAGGCCATACACAAGCTGATCGAGGGCAAGGAACCTACCAATGTTGGTGTAACG AAAGTGGCGAAGGGCGGAGCAGTGGACAGACTAACAGACACTTCCAAGTACACAGGCTCTCACAAGGAGCGCTTTGACGAGAGTGGCAAAGGCAAAGGAAAAAGCGGACGTGAGGAGATCGTAGAGAACACTGGCTATGTAGCAGCATACAAGAATGCAGGGACTTATGATGAGAAGACCAAAACCAAGTGA